The following are from one region of the Microbacterium paraoxydans genome:
- a CDS encoding glycine betaine ABC transporter substrate-binding protein encodes MKKKILTITALGAAAALTLAGCSGDGAGGTSGGGDGADDKGTITLGFLPSWTDGLSTAYLLQDQLEKIGYTVEMKTLTEAGPLYTGLAQGDVDIYPSAWPELTHASYMDKYGDDIEDLGKYYENAKLTLAVPEYSELTSIEDLAGKGADFDGKIYGIEPGAGLTAQTQKMMPEYGLDGEYELVTSSTAAMLTELKTATDKKEDIVVTLWRPFWANDAFPVKDLEDPKGAMGEAEALHFLGTAGFADEFPEAAELIEKIKLDDEQYGALEDLVVNEYGEGKEADAVDAWLEEYGDQFDWTVTS; translated from the coding sequence ATGAAGAAGAAGATCCTGACCATCACCGCCCTCGGGGCTGCCGCAGCGCTCACCCTCGCCGGATGCAGCGGCGACGGCGCCGGCGGCACGAGCGGTGGCGGCGACGGCGCCGACGACAAGGGCACCATCACCCTCGGGTTCCTGCCCTCCTGGACCGACGGCCTCAGCACCGCCTACCTCCTGCAGGACCAGCTCGAGAAGATCGGCTACACGGTCGAGATGAAGACGCTCACCGAGGCCGGCCCGCTCTACACCGGGCTCGCGCAGGGCGATGTCGACATCTACCCGTCGGCGTGGCCGGAACTCACCCACGCCTCGTACATGGACAAGTACGGCGACGACATCGAAGACCTCGGCAAGTACTACGAGAACGCCAAGCTGACCCTCGCGGTGCCGGAGTACTCCGAGCTCACCTCGATCGAGGACCTCGCGGGCAAGGGCGCCGACTTCGACGGCAAGATCTACGGCATCGAGCCGGGTGCGGGCCTGACCGCCCAGACCCAGAAGATGATGCCCGAGTACGGCCTCGACGGCGAGTACGAGCTCGTCACCTCGTCGACCGCGGCGATGCTCACCGAGCTGAAGACCGCGACCGACAAGAAGGAGGACATCGTCGTCACGCTGTGGCGTCCGTTCTGGGCCAACGACGCCTTCCCCGTGAAGGACCTCGAAGACCCGAAGGGCGCCATGGGCGAGGCCGAGGCCCTGCACTTCCTGGGTACCGCGGGCTTCGCGGACGAGTTCCCCGAGGCTGCCGAGCTGATCGAGAAGATCAAGCTCGACGACGAGCAGTACGGCGCGCTCGAAGACCTCGTGGTCAACGAGTACGGCGAGGGCAAGGAAGCCGACGCGGTCGACGCGTGGCTCGAGGAGTACGGCGACCAGTTCGACTGGACCGTCACCAGCTGA
- the bsh gene encoding choloylglycine hydrolase translates to MCTGLSFTTADHYFGRNLDLEFSYNETVTVTPRNFPFPFHRLPSLPTHHAIIGIATIADGYPLYYDAVNEKGLGMAGLNFPDNAHYPAPGSGDTEVTPFEFIPWVLGQFETVAEVKEALRSVSLVDIDFSPEFPLSPLHWIIADKSASITVESVRGGLKVYDNPWGVLTNNPTFDIQSFRLNDYQHLSKRQPENTFASDVPMDLYSRGMGGIGLPGDLSSSSRFVKAVFTRMNSVCGTTESESISQFFQILGSVAQQRGCVQVGDEEKYEITIYSSCANTATGVYYYTTYENSQITGVDMHKEDLDGSELAAYPLVKGQQIAMQN, encoded by the coding sequence ATGTGCACAGGACTGAGTTTCACGACCGCCGACCACTACTTCGGGAGGAATCTCGATCTGGAGTTCTCGTACAACGAGACCGTGACCGTCACACCGCGGAACTTCCCGTTCCCGTTCCACCGGCTGCCGTCGTTGCCGACGCACCACGCGATCATCGGGATCGCCACGATCGCCGACGGCTACCCGCTCTACTACGACGCGGTCAACGAGAAGGGGCTCGGCATGGCGGGGCTCAACTTCCCGGACAACGCCCACTATCCGGCGCCGGGGTCGGGGGACACCGAGGTCACGCCGTTCGAGTTCATCCCCTGGGTCCTCGGACAGTTCGAGACGGTGGCCGAGGTGAAAGAGGCGCTGCGGTCGGTGAGTCTCGTCGACATCGACTTCAGCCCGGAGTTCCCGCTGTCGCCGCTGCACTGGATCATCGCCGACAAGAGCGCATCGATCACGGTCGAGAGCGTGCGCGGCGGCCTCAAGGTCTACGACAACCCTTGGGGCGTGCTCACGAACAACCCCACGTTCGACATCCAGAGCTTCCGGCTCAACGACTATCAGCACCTCTCGAAGCGGCAGCCGGAGAACACGTTCGCCTCGGACGTGCCGATGGACCTCTACAGTCGCGGCATGGGAGGGATCGGGCTGCCGGGCGACTTGTCGTCATCGTCGCGGTTCGTGAAGGCGGTGTTCACGCGCATGAACTCGGTGTGCGGGACGACGGAGTCGGAGTCGATCAGCCAGTTCTTCCAGATCCTCGGCTCTGTCGCCCAGCAGCGCGGGTGCGTGCAGGTCGGCGATGAGGAGAAGTACGAGATCACCATCTACTCGTCGTGCGCCAACACCGCCACGGGCGTGTACTACTACACGACCTACGAGAACAGTCAGATCACCGGCGTGGACATGCACAAGGAGGATCTCGACGGGTCCGAGCTCGCGGCGTATCCGCTCGTGAAGGGGCAGCAGATCGCGATGCAGAACTGA
- a CDS encoding lipase maturation factor family protein encodes MDGFAAVDFGFAREVLQRGIAALYLVAFVSTLNQFRPLLGEHGLLPAPVLLDWVAQKRERRKLLHPTLFTRVRYTDRRLVALCGAGIVIAALLIAGVPQLGPPWVPMLAFLALWFGYMSVVSIGQTFYSFGWEMLLLEAGFLAAFLGSNDQPPPTVVIVLFWWLLFRLEFGAGMIKIRGGREWRDLTAMTFHHETQPMPGPLSRQAHLLPRWFHKLEVVGNHVAQLVVPFFLFAPLLSLWLPDRAWVPELVEGVEGVAWVGAVAGGIVIATQLWLVLTGNFAWLNWATIVLGFSAIGLPGIGTPERAPETSLPWTVSGMPLWWVVVTSAVGVLFVVLSVPAVRNLFARRQLMNASFHRWQLANAYGAFGTVTRERIEIVVEGSDDEEGRHWREYEFRGKPGDVRRIPRQFAPYHLRLDWLMWFLPLGHSLDDWFSVFLVRLLEADAPTLRMLRVDPFDGERPRWVRAVSYRYRFTTRAEHRVDGAVWVRTGRRVVLGPVGLR; translated from the coding sequence GTGGACGGGTTCGCGGCGGTCGACTTCGGGTTCGCCCGCGAGGTCCTGCAGCGGGGCATCGCGGCGCTGTACCTCGTGGCATTCGTCTCGACGCTCAACCAGTTCCGTCCGCTCCTCGGTGAGCACGGGCTCCTGCCCGCGCCCGTGCTGCTGGACTGGGTGGCGCAGAAGCGCGAGCGCCGGAAGCTGCTGCACCCCACGCTCTTCACCCGCGTCCGCTACACCGACCGGCGCCTGGTCGCGCTGTGCGGGGCGGGGATCGTCATCGCCGCCCTGCTCATCGCCGGGGTGCCGCAGCTCGGACCGCCGTGGGTGCCGATGCTCGCCTTCCTCGCCCTGTGGTTCGGCTATATGTCGGTCGTGAGCATCGGGCAGACGTTCTACTCCTTCGGGTGGGAGATGCTGCTGCTGGAGGCGGGGTTCCTCGCGGCCTTCCTCGGCTCGAACGACCAGCCGCCGCCGACCGTGGTGATCGTGCTGTTCTGGTGGCTGCTGTTCCGGCTGGAGTTCGGTGCGGGGATGATCAAGATCCGCGGCGGACGCGAGTGGCGCGACCTCACCGCGATGACCTTCCACCACGAGACCCAGCCGATGCCCGGGCCGCTGAGCCGCCAGGCGCATCTGCTGCCGCGGTGGTTCCACAAGCTCGAGGTCGTCGGTAACCACGTCGCGCAGCTGGTCGTGCCGTTCTTCCTCTTCGCCCCGCTGCTGTCGCTGTGGCTCCCCGACCGCGCGTGGGTCCCTGAGCTTGTCGAAGGGGTCGAAGGGGTCGCGTGGGTCGGCGCCGTCGCCGGCGGCATCGTGATCGCGACGCAGCTGTGGCTCGTGCTCACCGGGAACTTCGCGTGGCTGAACTGGGCGACGATCGTGCTCGGGTTCTCCGCGATCGGCCTCCCCGGCATCGGGACTCCGGAGCGGGCGCCGGAGACCTCGCTGCCGTGGACGGTGTCGGGTATGCCGCTGTGGTGGGTCGTGGTGACCTCGGCGGTCGGGGTGCTGTTCGTCGTGCTGAGCGTGCCCGCCGTGCGCAACCTCTTCGCGCGACGGCAGCTCATGAACGCGAGTTTTCACCGCTGGCAGCTCGCCAACGCCTACGGAGCCTTCGGCACGGTCACGCGGGAGCGGATCGAGATCGTCGTGGAGGGGTCGGACGACGAGGAGGGCCGGCACTGGCGCGAGTACGAGTTCCGCGGGAAGCCGGGGGACGTGCGGCGGATCCCGCGGCAGTTCGCCCCGTATCACCTGCGGCTGGACTGGCTGATGTGGTTCCTGCCGCTCGGCCACTCGTTGGACGACTGGTTCTCCGTGTTCCTCGTGCGGCTCCTGGAGGCGGATGCCCCGACGCTGCGGATGCTGCGCGTGGACCCCTTCGACGGCGAGCGGCCGCGGTGGGTGCGCGCCGTGTCGTACCGCTACCGCTTCACGACCCGCGCCGAGCACCGTGTCGACGGCGCTGTCTGGGTGCGGACCGGTCGGCGCGTGGTGCTCGGTCCGGTCGGTCTCCGCTGA
- a CDS encoding ABC transporter permease, protein MTTHFAADTATLTGRSMRHIFRSPDTIITTAVTPIALMLLFVYVFGGALQQSTGAENYVNYLLPGILLIAIASGIAYTAFRLFTDMQSGIFERFHSMPIARSSVLWAHVLTSLTANAITLAIIFGVGFLMGFRTDASVWAWLGVIGILMLFTLALTWLAIIAGLNAKTVDGASAFSYPLIFLPFISSAFVPTDTMPAPVQWFAENQPVTSIVDTIQALFAGEPVGSDIWVALAWCVGILVVAYVFAIISYRKKVS, encoded by the coding sequence ATGACCACGCACTTCGCCGCCGACACGGCGACGCTCACCGGCCGCTCCATGCGGCACATCTTCCGCAGCCCCGACACGATCATCACCACCGCGGTCACCCCGATCGCCCTGATGCTCCTGTTCGTGTACGTCTTCGGCGGCGCGCTCCAGCAGAGCACCGGCGCCGAGAACTACGTGAACTACCTGCTGCCGGGGATCCTGCTCATCGCGATCGCGTCGGGCATCGCCTACACGGCGTTCCGGCTGTTCACCGATATGCAAAGCGGCATCTTCGAGCGGTTCCACTCCATGCCGATCGCCCGGTCGAGCGTGCTGTGGGCCCACGTGCTCACGTCCCTCACGGCGAACGCCATCACCCTCGCGATCATCTTCGGGGTCGGGTTCCTCATGGGCTTCCGCACCGACGCGAGCGTCTGGGCCTGGCTCGGCGTGATCGGCATCCTGATGCTGTTCACGCTGGCGCTCACCTGGTTGGCGATCATCGCGGGCCTGAACGCGAAGACGGTCGACGGCGCGAGCGCCTTCTCGTATCCCCTGATCTTCCTGCCGTTCATCAGCTCGGCGTTCGTGCCGACCGACACCATGCCGGCACCGGTGCAGTGGTTCGCGGAGAACCAGCCGGTGACCTCGATCGTCGACACCATCCAGGCGTTGTTCGCGGGGGAGCCGGTCGGGTCCGACATCTGGGTCGCTCTCGCCTGGTGCGTCGGGATCCTCGTGGTCGCCTACGTGTTCGCGATCATCTCGTACCGGAAGAAGGTCAGCTGA